A single Osmerus mordax isolate fOsmMor3 chromosome 7, fOsmMor3.pri, whole genome shotgun sequence DNA region contains:
- the LOC136946409 gene encoding dnaJ homolog subfamily C member 5-like, giving the protein MEQQRQRSLSTSGESLYQVLGVDKNATPEDIKKCYRKLALKFHPDKNPDNPEAADKFKEINNAHAILSDCTKRNIYDKYGSLGLYVAEQFGEENVNTYFVLSSWWAKALFIFCGVATGCYFCCCLCCCCNCCCGKCKPRPPMEHEPEFYVSPEDLEAQMTTDERDGGEPIMMQPSSATENTQLTSDGHHSSYRTDAY; this is encoded by the exons ATGGAGCAGCAGAGACAgcgttctctctccacctcaggAGAGTCCCTGTACCAGGTGCTGGGGGTGGACAAGAATGCCACGCCCGAAGACATCAAGAAGTGCTACAG GAAACTGGCTCTGAAGTTCCACCCAGACAAGAACCCCGACAACCCCGAGGCTGCAGACAAGTTCAAGGAGATCAACAACGCTCACGCCATCCTGTCTGACTGCACCAAGAGGAACATCTACGACAAGTACGGCTCCCTGGGACTCTACGTGGCCGAGCAGTTTGGAGAGGAGAACGTCAACACCTATTTTGTCTTGTCTTCCTGGTGGGccaag gccttGTTCATCTTCTGTGGGGTGGCGACAGGCTGCTACTTCTGCTGCtgcctgtgctgctgctgtaacTGCTGCTGTGGGAAGTGTAAACCCCGTCCTCCCATGGAGCATGAGCCCGAGTTCTACGTGTCCCCAGAGGACCTGGAGGCTCAGATGACCACAGACGAGAGAg ATGGTGGGGAGCCTATCATGATGCAGCCGTCATCAGCCACAGAGAACACTCAGTTGACCTCAGACGGCCACCACTCCAGCTACCGGACCGACGCCTACTAG
- the adrm1 gene encoding proteasomal ubiquitin receptor ADRM1, translating into MSSGALFPSLVSGSRGTSSKYLVEFRAGKMTLKGSTVTPDKRKGTVYIQQTDDSLIHFCWKDRTTGNVDDDLIIFPDDCEFKRVNQCTTGRVFVLKFKAGSKRLFFWMQEPKTDKDEEHCRKVNEFLNNPPMPGALGSGGSGSHELSALGGEGGLQSLLGNMSHNQLMQLIGPTGLGGLGGLGALAGPGLASLLGSGGPATSSSSSSSRSQSAAVTPSSGSGTTRISSAPAPTTPVTPAAPSATSPTVTPTTPAAAQTPLVPAAVGSPTQPIQLSDLQSILATMNVPAMAGAGQGVDLASVLTPEIMAPILANSEVQQRLMPYLPSGESLPQSADEIQNTLTSPQFQQAMSMFSSALASGQLGPLMNQFGLPTEAVDAANKGDVEAFAKAMEGSDGKPEDGGSSKDKKDDDEDMSLD; encoded by the exons ATGTCGTCAGGCGCTTTATTTCCCAGCTTGGTGTCGGGCTCCCGAGGCACCTCAAGCAAGTACCTGGTAGAGTTCCGTGCCGGTAAGATGACCCTAAAGGGTAGTACGGTGACACCAGACAAACGCAAGGGGACGGTGTACATCCAGCAAACGGACGATTCGCTTATTCATTTCTGCTGGAAGGACAGGACCACGGGAAACGTGGACGAC GATCTAATCATCTTCCCAGACGACTGTGAGTTCAAGAGGGTCAACCAGTGCACCACAGGACGGGTGTTTGTGCTCAAGTTCAAAGCAGGATCCAAACGGCTCTTCTTCTGGATGCAg GAGCCCAAGACGGACAAGGATGAGGAGCACTGTCGCAAGGTCAACGAGTTCCTGAACAACCCTCCCATGCCTGGAGCTCTGGGGAGCGGGGGCAGTGGCAGCCACGAGCTGTCTGCCCTGGGAG GTGAGGGCGGCCTGCAAAGCCTCCTGGGTAACATGAGTCATAACCAGCTCATGCAGCTGATTGGACCAACAGGACTAGGAGGGCTTG gtggtcTAGGGGCCTTGGCTGGTCCAGGGCTGGCTAGTCTTCTAGGCAGTGGAGGTCCAGCTACCAGCAGCTCCTCATCCAG CTCCCGCAGCCAGTCTGCTGCCGTCACCCCCTCCTCAGGCTCCGGGACGACCAGGATAAGCTCAGCCCCGGCCCCCACCACACCCGTGACCCCTGCTGCCCCCTCAGCCACCTCCCCCACGgtgacccccaccacccccgctGCCGCCCAGACCCCCCTGGTGCCCGCGGCCGTGGGCAGCCCCACCCAGCCCATCCAGCTCAGCGACCTGCAGAGCATCCTGGCCACCATGAACGTACCCGCCATGGCCGGTGCAggtcagggag tGGACCTGGCCAGCGTGCTGACCCCAGAGATCATGGCTCCCATCCTGGCCAACTCTGAGGTCCAGCAGAGGCTGATGCCTTACCTGCCCTCCGGGGAGTCCCTGCCACAGAGCGCCGACGAGATCCagaacacactcacctccccgCAGTTCCAACAa gcGATGAGCATGTTCAGCAGTGCCTTGGCGTCAGGGCAGCTGGGGCCTCTCATGAACCAGTTTGGCCTGCCCACAGAGGCCGTGGACGCTGCCAataaaggag ACGTGGAGGCGTTTGCCAAAGCCATGGAGGGGAGCGACGGCAAGCCGGAAGACGGGGGGAGCTCCAAAGACAAGAAGGACGACGACGAGGATATGAGCCTGGATTAG